The genomic DNA atatattaaccaTGAGTGAAGGAAACAAACGCCCACGCTCGATTGGTTTTATTTGATGGATATATCGTAGTTATGCTCTTTCACTCCATCCTTTGGTTTCAGTTGTTGTCGTACCAGAACTGGGATTGTAGATAATCTATAGCTTTCTTATCCACCTGGAATGCCTTGGTCAAGACATCCGGGTTAATCGGTGGCTTAGCTCCGAACACGGCATTGGCAATTGTTATGACTCCAGGGTTCTGGCTGCTCAAGCCCGCAAATGCAACAGCATTGCTCTTTCCCACGTTGAGCTGGAAGTGAATCATCCCAATTGGGAACACAAACACGTCTCCAGGCTTCAAGACTTTGGTGATGAGCCTGTTTCCTAGTTGGTTAGACAAGACGAACCCAACATAGAGCTCGCCCTCGACGACTATGAGGAACTCAGTTCCACGAGGGTGGGTGTGCGGTGGGTTCAGGCCGTAAGGGGCGAAATCGATACGTGCTGCAGAGATCCCTAGAGTGTTGAGCCCTGGGATCTGATCAACGGTGACAGGGGTCACTTTTGACCCAAGCTTGTTATTGGTATCCCCGGGCATGTTGAGCCCTTGGTAGAGGAAATCATCAGCAACCGTAAGATTGGGGTTCTTGCAGAATTTCCCATTCACAAACactgcaaggaaaaaaaaatgttagaaCAACATaactaattatattatatgtacaGAAAACGCATGCTCAAGCTTTAATAAGCCCCAACTGAATTTGTAATGTTCTTTCAGTTATGAGTGGAAGCTTAATATGTTAATATGTATGCATTAATTAGACATAGATAAACGGAAAAAGATATAAGTGAGAACATAGATGGGTTTATATGTAATTACCAGCATTTTTGGGCTCAGCTATAGCTACACAAATATCCTGGAGGGGACTGGGATCATAGGCAAAGCTACTTGAGAATGCCAAAGCACACACGAAGAGGATCACAAAGAGCTTCATTATGTGTGATTAAGTTGGACTTAGTTATATTTGGGTATGAAGGATTGAGACGACATAGCAAGCTTATTTATAGATAAGAGGGATTGACCAAATCCAGATTAATTTAGCACAATTGTTTACCTAGTCTTCTaatgcacatatataaataattgacCGTCCCATTTCCAATTATCTTCTTAATCGTGAGTACGAAACATTCTACAACAACTATATAAGACCAATTAAAACCCAACCTTTTTCCGTTCTTCCAGAAAGGAAAAACGGGAGTACGCCTTAGAATTTGCATTTTAACTACTAATTAAGAAATTGTAGTCCaccgaaaaggaaaaaaaaacactaagAAACTGCAGGGAgttgaagataaaaaaaagagggtcAACACAGAGAAGATCGGCTCCTCtgtatttataatatatatttcatatatagcATCATACAATTCATGTAATTGCTTGTATTTATGGAGCggactgatatatatatatatatgcggaCGTGTTTATTATTATCGAAGAAAATTCAGATACATGTATCATCTGCATTCATCTCTTTTACCACTTTGATACAATATGGGACCACACGTACGATCCCACCTACGTATGTACACCAATGGAAAGTGATAGTATGCGACGTAATATAaactagaattttttttttttcagatacAAAATATGCTCAAGGGTTAGTACAATGAATCCTATTAGATTTTTCGATAAGTATGTCGTGGTCCTATTAGTTACAAGAAGAGCAGAAAGGGTGTCTCACTAATCACCTCGTCGTCCAacattttccataatttttagATTCTA from Punica granatum isolate Tunisia-2019 chromosome 2, ASM765513v2, whole genome shotgun sequence includes the following:
- the LOC116194879 gene encoding germin-like protein subfamily 1 member 13, whose amino-acid sequence is MKLFVILFVCALAFSSSFAYDPSPLQDICVAIAEPKNAVFVNGKFCKNPNLTVADDFLYQGLNMPGDTNNKLGSKVTPVTVDQIPGLNTLGISAARIDFAPYGLNPPHTHPRGTEFLIVVEGELYVGFVLSNQLGNRLITKVLKPGDVFVFPIGMIHFQLNVGKSNAVAFAGLSSQNPGVITIANAVFGAKPPINPDVLTKAFQVDKKAIDYLQSQFWYDNN